Sequence from the Alosa sapidissima isolate fAloSap1 chromosome 21, fAloSap1.pri, whole genome shotgun sequence genome:
AACCTACCTGCATTTTAATTCAATTGGTACTCAAGTAAGCACCAAACTCAGTATCTTTGGTGTGTGGACAAAGCAAGGCATTTGAAGACATAATCTTGGGCTTTGGAAAACAATGATCAAAATATTTTCACCATTTTCTTCCAATTGATCGATCAAACAACTAATCGAAATTAggatttgtttatttatatccTAAACATAATTCTAACTTAATTCCTTGGGTTCCAGTGGTTCTCCATCTTGCTCTCGCTATTGGAGCATACTTTCTGTCAGTGCAGTTTTACTCAGAAACTAGCCTTTATGTTACAATCCAAAACCATTTTGTATTTGTCCTGCAAGGATTATATTAGTTGGACTGGACCAGTTTAAAAAAATGCCTTCTTCAGACAACCATGATATTATGCTCCTTACCCAAGTACTTTGAGATAATTTCAAATGATAGTTATTGACCTACCACTAGGTGGCAACCCGCACTCTAAATCCAGTTTCCTTGGTTTCTCTGCTGCAGTAACTGCACTGCTTACATACAAAGCTGGCAAACATGAATAATAACTAAATTCTGCAGACATTGTCAGAGTTTTCTGAAGCATTTCTGATGCAAGGTTTGAAATGTAAAATGCCTCATAGAAGCATTTCTAAAGCCATTGAACTTTTGTTTAATGAAATCCTAAGATGTTCTGGTGTCTAGCTCAGTTTGGCCTGGTTTTCTATTTTCTTATTCTttggttataaaaaaaaaaggtgggcTTCTCACATTGCGTTGTGTTgattttttaaaagttatttttgcTGTTCTGCAAACAACTGTCTTGCGTCCCCCAGGTCAGATGCAAAAGATGCTGATCCACTCACTCAGAGATGGCCAACTCTCAGATTCATGTTCTTATTCTGCCTCTTCTTAACCCAGTTCCCGGGCCCACCCCCCTATGTTTGCTGTCGGCAGTGATGACAATGTCACCTACACTGGGAAGGTTCAGATCTTCGAATACAACGAGAACACAAGGTGTGCCCTACCTGCCATCTTTAACAGTTCCTGTAGCTCTTACGGAGTCTGATCTGAGTATATTTATATCTGAATATATCTGGTTTTGTATCTTATTGCTTTTCCTCCAGAAAGTACGCAAAGGCTGAGACTCTGATGACTGTCACTGACCCAGTGCATGATGTCGCCTTTGCCCCCAATCTGGGCCGCTCCTTCCACGTCCTcgccatagcaaccaaagacGTACGAATCTTCAAGCTTGTCCCAATGCGGTGAGTTGGTTGAGTAAATTAAAGCACCACTGTCTGTATTGGAGGGTTtctctgtttaaaatgtatacaaTTCATTCTGGCAATTTTTTATGAGCTAGCAATACAGGCAGAGTACTAAGGCTGTGACCTTGGTTGAAGTGGAAACAGGATTTGTCACTGTCATTGACTGGAATTAACTGTGAAGTGTTTATCGTCGCTAAAGATTGTTGTATACTGCCTGATTAATCTGAGGAAAGGCAAAATGACAAAAGCATTGGAACTGGGTTCAAGTGTGATTTCCTCTTCCTGCATCCTGTCCTGTGCTGGCTGGCCTTTCTGATGGTCCAGGAGGGAGACAGCCACCACGTCAGGCCCCACCAAGTTCGAGGTGCAGGTCATGGCCCAGTTCGACAACCACAACTCACAGGTGTGGCGGGTGAGCTGGAACATCACCAGCACGCTGCTGGCTTCATCCGGAGACGACGGCTGCGTCCGGCTTTggaaaggtcaggggtcagccAAAACTGCAGGACAATGCCATCGCATTGTGTTCTGAGTAGTTTTGTGTTTTGGAAAAAGTGAAGTCAGGGGGTGGGGTTGGTACAAATAGGCCATTTGCAAAGTTTGAGGCTGTCAACAGGCCAGGTCTCAGTAAGTTCTTCACATGGAAGAACTGCTTGAAAATCGCTTGATGTGACTTCAGACTGAGTGTTtggtttatttaaaaaaaaaaaatcatatttctaaatatttggTTGAAACAAATTACCAAATAACCAATGACTTCTTGAATAGTTTACACACCTGTGTAATAATATAGTATATGTACATTACACTACATGCTAGATGTACAGTAGtacatacatacttacatacataaatatgcatacatgcatgctaAACTCTTGTCTTATTTTTTGCCTCCCTCAGCAAATTACATGGATAACTGGAAGTGCACAGGGATCTTGAGGGGTGATGGCACCCCAGTTAATGGGACTTCTGGTCAAGCAGGGGCGGCCAATGTCATAGGGGCCTCTGGGACACTGGCGTCCCAGGCGGCGGTCGGCGGGGCGGCGTCTGCCGGGAGGTCAGTGTGACGCGCCGGCATGGCAACGCTTTCAGCTTGTCTCCAAGCACAGGAAGTCAACAGCCCACTGGAGCAGTAGCGCTTCTGAGGACGTTTGGCTCTTGTGGTTGTGCACTTAACCAGAAGAGCTTAGGCTTGCATTACACGCTTGGAATTAGCATCCACCATAGCATCCTAAGAGACTTCCAGTACAATTAACGCACCAATTTACCAGTCCTGCACAATATACTAGACATGAATCTAATCATGTTCATTTTGACACTCTAGTGTTGCTGACTACATTCTGTAGTATGGATTTAGATATAGTGGTAATACAAAGGGAGCTCAGTGTAGCCTGAGTATGATTGTGAGTGTAATTTTTGTGCACCTAATGAGTGAAGCTTGAACCCATATGTTGCTATAGTTGTGATGTGTAACCTGCCTGTGTTGTGTCCCCCTTAACAGACCGAAGGCTCAGCTGATGCCAGGCTAATGGAGATGTGTACTGCTCGCTGCATGCTCACAACAGGATTGGACTGTTAGTTTTGATTTTATACTGCCCCCTCATTTTTAGACCAACCAAAAACCTCTCCACTTATGTCACAAGTGAGCTTTATGTAGAGTTAAAGGAAATAGGACCAGGCACGCTTTTGTTTGTCCGGTTTGACTGCCACCAATGTGTTCAGAGGCTTTTGTATCTTGGTGctatctttttatttttatgtctgGTGTAGGTAAAGCTCATTTTTGGGCCGATAACTTTGCTTAAAGCCAGTGCATGTCTCTTGTGAACACACCCTTAGATCTGGTACCACATTTGGTCCAAGCAAAAAGACCCCCAGCATTGATTTGCCTGGATTAGGAGTGGTTTTAGACTGCCTTGCCTTTTGAGCTGAGAATCGACACTGTAAGTTGAGATTTGTTCAGACCTAAAATTAGTCGTTGCCCAGGAAACTAGCCCTTACACTCGACAAGCCAACTTCTCGCTGATACTTGTATGATTGTGTGGATATTTCAAAGGATTGATGGTGTAACTGAGTTATATTAATAATGGTGCTTAACTAATACATAGTTAACTTAACTAATGCATTGCTCTTACCGCCTCTTGATTGTCTCTCTACCCACAAACCATCATGGGCTTTACCAGCTGTAAGCAAATGGATGCTTAGCTCAcattacaaccccccccccccccccccccccccctcctcaaaTAGGAGTTGACTAAATAAATGTTTACTCAAATGCATTTGTAAATGCTTGAATGCTCCCAGATAGGCCTCTCTAATGCACCTGCAAAATACACTTGGCatcctttgaaaatgttggtAAGCAATTTATGACCGGTCCATTTTTTGCCATTTCAGTTCTTAGGTAATTCCCAAGTGTAGAGGTGTGTaaggcgtgcatgtgtgtgttaactaATATGGCAATGCTCTTTGCCCCGTTGACCACCATCCTCTCTGCATTTTCAAACCAGTTCCTAGAACAAGACCCTAAATTCCGGCAAACAATTTGTCATCTAACATGATGAAATGCGGTGCCTCAGATTTCTTTCTGGGTGTATGGCTCATAAAGGTAGCTGATCCTGTTTATATATGCTCTGTGTTGCTCTGCTTCCCAGAATGCGTGACTCAAAGATCAATAGCTACCTTGTTGGAATGGGCTGTGTAACGCCGACGGAGCCTTGAGAGCAACCTTGAGAGTGCCAAACATAAAGCCATCTGTAGTGAGCATTTGAGCATTTTTGGGGAGGGACtctgaaatgttattttgaaaaaaagagaTGATCGTCAAAAGGAATGTTCAAAAGATGTGCGCATGTTACAtgtttatgtgagtgagtgtgtgcataggtAATGGAGAGTAGGAGatttgaaaagaatgaaaagGTTTTTTGTAGATGTGAAATTTCTAACTTTTGCCAAGTGACATAATTTGTACAATAAAGATTGGTAATAACACCACATTGCACGTGTTTTCTGAGTTCCACCTTTTGCTCATGTTCTTTACCCTGTGTCGTTTGAGTTGTTTCAATCTTGAGAGAATAACAGAAGTCAAATTGCAGATATCCTGTATGCTGCTTTTGCAGAATGTATTGCAGTAACATTTCCTGATGTTAACATTGAGAGAATGCAATGAAGTTACAATCTTACTTCACAGGGTCAGCTGGAATGTGACAGCACATATAAGTTGATTGAATTCTGCTAAATTTGCTGTATAAATGAAGATACCTTCAAATTCTAAAGGCACAATTTTATACTCCTGTACAGACTTAATTCTATGCAGATAATGAAGGCTACACAATTACAAACTCCAGTTCCCCCAGCCATCCTAGTGAGCAcccatttgtgcatgtgtaaaaAGCACAAGACTTTTATTACTGGGTCATCTTCGAGAAAACACATAATGACAAGTCTAGAGCGAAAATGCAGGTATCTTcccatttgtgtctgtgtcaaaGCGTTGGAGACAGCGGACTACACAGTGTGACGAGGAGGTTGAGAGACGGATAAAATAGCTGCTTGTGGGTGTCTGCTTGCTAATTGGTGCTTGGCTTGTTTGCACAGACGCAAGGAGACTTGCGTGAAAAGCATCAGCTACATTTCAGTGTGTGcctgccaccaccacctcacCCTCTGCTACCCCACGGGAAGCAATATAACCATCCTCCGTCTCCTTTTCATTTGTTGGGTCGTCTGTTGTTATTTCATACTCTTTCTGTCAAATTCTTTTCCACCTAAACTCCTTTCTTGTTGTCCTCTTCCCCTTTTCTGTCCACcatctctttcaccctctcccGCTCCTCTGTGTGGTCATTGTCGGTTCTCTCTTTCCTGCTCCAGATATTTCTTCCCCCACCTGGACCCCCCTAGGACAGGCTCCAGGCTTGgccacctcctccccccccaCTCACTCATCGAGCAGACGTGTGACTCGGAGCCCGGGATGGCACAGCCCCCTCAGCTCCGCAGGAGGTTCATAGCTCCCCCCAGCAGTCAGATCCCCGAAAACGACTGACAAATTGACTaggcctgtctgcctgcctgggtCACAGTCATGCACACCTGTGTAGATGTTTTCACTGAGAGGATGTTGAAATGAAGCCATCTTGTTTGACAATCGAAGGCTGAACTTGTTTGTGGCATACATTTTGTTTAAACTAAATGATGATTTTAGCATAGGTTCTCTGTTGATCCTTACCGGTGGAAAGGCATGGGTCATATTTTGGCCCACAGGATATGTGTCTTTAAAAAGTGCATTactaatgtttttgtgttattcATTTCAACTACCTCATGGGGCATGAAGGTATTATTCAAACACACTTATTTGTTTTTAGTTCAGCTACTCTACTAGAAATTAATCGGTTGAATCCCTAGTTCCAATACTTCTGTTCGTGTTTACTGCCCTGTTGGTGCAGTGTCGTTGCCAGGAGCTCCCCCTGCAAGGCACAACACCCCCGGTGGAGAGGCTCAGTTGCTGGGGATCAGAGGCAGGCAGGATGCTGGGTCATGGCCTGATGGCTGGTGGTGGGGAGTTTTTCCTAAGGGGGTGCACCAGACAGTTGCCCTGAAACCTACAGCACTGTGCCCTAATTACACACCTGGCCAGCCTGTGGCTATGTCTGGGCCCGGGActggccacacgcacacactttttcttactaatatatatacactttttttttttgcttacacacacacacacgtgtaggcTTAAATGCATGCAATGAACACATAcagatgcaagtgtgtgtgcttgagatatgaaacacactagacacactttCAGACATTTACCCCTCCCCAATCCTTTCCACACATCCCTTTACCCACATacacggacacaaacacacactacacaagtcagatgcatacacatacacacaaacacacacaaagggctCAGCCACTCTTGTCCGTGCCACCAGCCTCCTCAAATCTCAGCCACGGGGGTCCCCCCACCCTTCTGTAAATGAACCTTTTAGGAGGGTAAATGATTCGGCCCCGTTTatgtcccccaccccccacacacacacccctcctcctgTGGCTGTCTCATCTGCACAGACGAAGCCACCCTGGCAACAGGCCCATGCCCCCCAGGGGGGTAAGGATTCATTCAATTAAAATCTCACCAGGGGGTAGTGTCTGGGGTCTAactccacacacaggcacatatatacatacttaGACACACATTCTTGTTGCCCTGAGTATGTCTGGAAGTAGACTGGTTAATGacatttttggtgtgtgtgtggctgtgttgtttttctaaaactgctttgtGCTGCCATGCCTTTTAATCAgatggtattgttttcagtctgCAGAGACATCTACATTATGGGGGACGCACTGAGGTTTTCAGAAAGTGCTCAGCatcagcatttgtgtgtgtgtgtgtgtgtgtgtgtgtgtgtgtgtgtgtgtgtgtgtgtgtgtggtggagtgaGTTCAattatattcttatattcttcTCCCAAGATAATTGCCTGTGGCCTTTCCAAGAGTTAAAAGTGTGGATGTGGTCTCCATCATCATATGCTTTGATCGAAATATGAGCTTTGGATTTTCTGCCAACAAAAGCCAAGTGAGATCAGTTTGGCAGGACTATTTCttgaaaataaaaattaaattgATTATTGACATGTATTGTTTCACGTGATTAAGTCTGTTCATATACAATATAAATAACAAGTTTTATCTAAATACAATCATCAACAATTATATCTCAAAACCAAGGCCCTCAAGTAAATTGTATAATTCTATAGCCTACGTCAGCTTATAACGCACTTATAAGATACTGTATTAAACAATGTTTTTAACACTCGCAAAGGATTACACTTTTCAAGCCTTGATTTCATTAGTACTCCTACTCTGCAGATGTCGCTACAGCGTTTTCTAAATTATTCAGGTGGAGCAGGGAGAAAAACTGGATTGGAAtacaacggagtttgtgctctGTCGAGTTTGGCATTGGCAATGAGTGAGATCGTCTAGACGCACTTGACACCCTCGGGTAGGGAACGCCGTCTGGCTCTCAAGACGCCTTTCACTCCGCGGGATAGTCGAGAACGCCATGAAGAGCTCGCAAATGTAAGCTGTTTTTTCCCTTCCTTTAAAGTTAGGCTATGTAACGTTGGTCGGGTACTCTGTGGCTGACGAATAGACGAATGGGGAGTGCTGCAGTTC
This genomic interval carries:
- the seh1l gene encoding nucleoporin SEH1 isoform X2, giving the protein MFVARSIAADHKDLIHDVSYDFHGRRMATCSSDQSVKVWDKSDDGEWHCTASWKTHSGSVWRVTWAHPEFGQVLASCSFDRTAAVWEEIVGESNDKQRGLSHWIKRTTLVDSRTSVTDVKFAPKHMGLMLTTCSADGVVRIYEAPDVMNLSQWSLQHEISCKLSCSCISWNPSSSRAHPPMFAVGSDDNVTYTGKVQIFEYNENTRKYAKAETLMTVTDPVHDVAFAPNLGRSFHVLAIATKDVRIFKLVPMRRETATTSGPTKFEVQVMAQFDNHNSQVWRVSWNITSTLLASSGDDGCVRLWKANYMDNWKCTGILRGDGTPVNGTSGQAGAANVIGASGTLASQAAVGGAASAGRPKAQLMPG
- the seh1l gene encoding nucleoporin SEH1 isoform X1; this translates as MFVARSIAADHKDLIHDVSYDFHGRRMATCSSDQSVKVWDKSDDGEWHCTASWKTHSGSVWRVTWAHPEFGQVLASCSFDRTAAVWEEIVGESNDKQRGLSHWIKRTTLVDSRTSVTDVKFAPKHMGLMLTTCSADGVVRIYEAPDVMNLSQWSLQHEISCKLSCSCISWNPSSSRAHPPMFAVGSDDNVTYTGKVQIFEYNENTRKYAKAETLMTVTDPVHDVAFAPNLGRSFHVLAIATKDVRIFKLVPMRRETATTSGPTKFEVQVMAQFDNHNSQVWRVSWNITSTLLASSGDDGCVRLWKANYMDNWKCTGILRGDGTPVNGTSGQAGAANVIGASGTLASQAAVGGAASAGRYFFPHLDPPRTGSRLGHLLPPHSLIEQTCDSEPGMAQPPQLRRRFIAPPSSQIPEND